From Prochlorococcus sp. MIT 1223, the proteins below share one genomic window:
- a CDS encoding class I SAM-dependent methyltransferase gives MGLINRIYEYKLFKLNLIRKTFKSIYKLFYNNNIFIVLIRKPINTFILPLFKYNEIYNKDASIWEDEILHKTEWFAKIENEYEKKFINYVLSNTNPNDAILDICCNQGRFLKELKRNNYNNLSGFDIMKSAINLLKNSYEYKAGGIYAEHNLAQNYIKYSKNNFYDYAITYTASIELLHPNFNIFNELYRITRKGFIFVIAENLHYYPRFYRLMIKRAGFTKEKTLKISPTLTLMHYIKNDKIF, from the coding sequence ATGGGTTTAATTAATAGGATATATGAATACAAGCTTTTCAAGTTAAATTTAATTAGAAAAACCTTCAAATCTATATATAAATTATTTTACAATAATAATATATTTATTGTCTTAATAAGGAAACCTATAAATACTTTTATACTTCCACTATTTAAATATAATGAAATTTATAATAAAGATGCTTCAATATGGGAAGATGAAATACTTCATAAAACAGAATGGTTTGCAAAGATAGAAAATGAGTATGAGAAGAAATTCATAAATTATGTTTTATCTAACACGAATCCCAATGATGCAATTTTAGATATTTGCTGTAACCAAGGGAGATTCCTCAAAGAATTAAAAAGAAATAATTATAACAACTTATCAGGGTTTGATATTATGAAAAGTGCGATTAATCTTTTAAAAAATAGTTATGAATATAAAGCAGGTGGTATATATGCTGAACATAACTTAGCGCAGAATTACATAAAATATTCAAAAAATAACTTTTATGATTATGCTATTACGTATACTGCATCAATAGAACTTTTGCACCCAAATTTTAATATTTTCAATGAGCTTTATAGAATAACAAGAAAAGGATTTATATTTGTTATTGCAGAAAATCTGCATTATTATCCACGTTTTTACCGGCTCATGATTAAGAGAGCAGGGTTTACAAAAGAAAAAACATTAAAAATAAGTCCAACATTAACTTTAATGCACTATATTAAAAATGATAAGATCTTCTAA
- the trmD gene encoding tRNA (guanosine(37)-N1)-methyltransferase TrmD, whose product MTFCFDVVTLLPKVFESVSEQGVIGRAFSQKIAQLNIHNPRDFATDRYRKVDDEPYGGGAGMVLKPEPVFAAYQSIKKRPRKRVLILSPQGIPLVQSDLKRWSIEHDQLILICGQYEGFDERIRTLAEEEISLGDFVLTGGELPALTIINGVTRLLSGTLGAPESLLEESHVDGLLEHPHYTRPAEFLGMKVPQVLKSGDHQAISKWRNQQKEQRTKIRRPALYEKWLLRNPSFQKERNFTSTSSVEFLKSNEYDPVDDPWLD is encoded by the coding sequence ATGACTTTTTGCTTTGATGTAGTAACTCTTTTACCCAAGGTCTTTGAATCGGTATCTGAACAAGGTGTTATTGGGAGAGCATTTTCTCAAAAGATAGCTCAATTAAATATTCATAATCCTCGAGATTTTGCGACTGATCGTTATCGCAAAGTTGATGATGAACCATATGGAGGAGGAGCTGGAATGGTTCTTAAACCAGAGCCAGTATTTGCTGCATACCAATCAATTAAAAAGAGACCTAGAAAAAGAGTTTTAATTCTTTCTCCTCAAGGGATTCCTCTTGTTCAATCTGATTTAAAGAGATGGTCAATAGAACATGATCAATTGATTCTGATTTGTGGACAATATGAAGGATTTGATGAACGTATAAGAACTTTGGCTGAAGAAGAAATTTCGCTAGGAGACTTTGTTCTTACAGGCGGAGAATTGCCAGCATTAACTATCATTAATGGAGTTACAAGACTACTCTCTGGAACTTTGGGGGCTCCTGAGTCTTTATTAGAAGAAAGTCATGTTGACGGTCTTTTGGAACATCCTCATTACACTAGACCTGCTGAGTTCCTTGGAATGAAAGTACCTCAAGTTCTAAAAAGCGGGGATCATCAAGCTATTTCTAAATGGAGGAATCAGCAAAAGGAACAACGTACGAAAATAAGAAGACCAGCTCTTTATGAAAAATGGCTATTAAGAAACCCTTCTTTTCAAAAGGAAAGAAATTTTACTAGCACTAGTAGTGTTGAATTTCTTAAAAGTAATGAATACGACCCAGTTGATGATCCTTGGTTGGATTGA
- the era gene encoding GTPase Era has protein sequence MNKHEHFAKKDFRSGFIALIGRPNVGKSTLVNQLVGEKVSITSPVAQTTRNRLRAILTTPKAQLVIVDTPGIHKPHHLLGKRLVQSARGSIAEVDLVVVIFDASSPPGKGDAFIIELLKGQKNPVLFALNKSDLVENSYFEAREKEYRSFLPNPSWPMFSCSAINGNGCNQLVEHISGLLPLGPHLYPSNMVSDQPEKILLAELIREQVLFNTREEIPHSVAVVIDRVDENFVKGGKSSQNLRTAILATVLVERKTQKGILIGKGGSMLKVIGSAARIQMQKLINGPVHLELFVKVVPNWRKSPSRLAELGYDGQ, from the coding sequence ATGAATAAACATGAGCACTTTGCCAAAAAAGATTTTAGGTCTGGTTTTATTGCCCTAATTGGAAGACCGAATGTGGGAAAGTCAACTTTGGTCAATCAGTTGGTTGGTGAAAAAGTTTCAATAACTTCACCTGTAGCACAAACGACAAGAAATAGACTCAGAGCAATTTTAACTACACCTAAAGCTCAATTAGTAATTGTAGATACACCCGGGATTCATAAACCGCATCACTTGCTTGGCAAAAGATTGGTTCAAAGCGCAAGAGGTTCAATTGCTGAGGTAGATCTTGTCGTTGTTATCTTTGATGCATCATCTCCTCCTGGCAAAGGAGATGCTTTCATTATTGAATTATTGAAAGGTCAAAAAAACCCAGTCTTATTTGCCTTGAATAAATCTGACTTAGTTGAAAACAGCTATTTTGAAGCTAGAGAAAAAGAATACAGATCTTTCCTCCCAAACCCTTCTTGGCCAATGTTTAGCTGTAGTGCAATTAATGGTAACGGTTGTAATCAACTTGTTGAACATATTTCAGGACTATTACCTCTAGGTCCTCATCTTTATCCGTCAAATATGGTTTCTGATCAACCAGAAAAGATTCTCCTTGCTGAGTTGATTCGTGAACAAGTGTTGTTTAATACCCGTGAAGAGATTCCTCATAGCGTGGCTGTTGTTATTGACAGAGTTGACGAAAACTTTGTAAAAGGTGGAAAATCTTCGCAGAATTTGCGTACAGCAATTTTAGCTACTGTTTTAGTAGAAAGAAAAACTCAGAAAGGGATATTAATAGGGAAGGGTGGAAGCATGCTCAAAGTAATTGGAAGTGCAGCAAGGATTCAAATGCAAAAATTGATAAATGGACCTGTGCATCTTGAGCTTTTCGTAAAAGTTGTTCCTAATTGGAGGAAAAGTCCTTCTCGTTTGGCTGAATTGGGTTATGACGGGCAGTAA
- a CDS encoding Bax inhibitor-1 family protein: MPASSNFQQAIRDAQSSALVGPNVVNKALPYVGGGMVVTALGVIGGLSIMSSNPALFQPLFFAAFIGELVLFFMASSAANNSNNEKALPLLTAFSLLTGFTLSGIVALAIGTVGIGAVGTAAFATGITFAIASNVGRKMSDSVGQALSGVVGLGLIGLIIAMVFQLIGGIFAPGMFGGSGLELIIAGFGTVLFVGMSFVDFYTMPRRYNDEQYLAGALGMYLTYINLFVFILRLMIALQGGGRRD; this comes from the coding sequence ATGCCAGCCAGCAGTAATTTTCAGCAGGCTATACGAGATGCACAATCGAGTGCACTCGTTGGTCCAAATGTAGTAAATAAAGCCCTCCCGTACGTTGGAGGCGGGATGGTAGTTACGGCATTAGGCGTTATTGGAGGACTCTCAATAATGTCTTCTAATCCCGCGTTATTTCAGCCACTATTCTTTGCAGCTTTTATAGGAGAGTTGGTGTTATTCTTCATGGCTTCTAGCGCCGCGAATAATTCCAATAACGAAAAAGCTCTTCCTCTTTTAACTGCTTTTAGTCTTCTGACTGGCTTTACCTTAAGTGGAATTGTGGCGCTTGCAATTGGAACCGTTGGCATTGGAGCGGTTGGGACTGCAGCTTTTGCAACAGGTATAACCTTTGCTATTGCCTCAAATGTAGGCAGAAAAATGAGCGATAGTGTTGGACAAGCCTTAAGTGGTGTAGTTGGTCTTGGCTTAATAGGTCTAATTATCGCAATGGTCTTTCAGTTGATTGGTGGGATTTTTGCTCCAGGAATGTTTGGAGGAAGCGGACTTGAGTTGATAATTGCAGGATTTGGAACTGTTCTTTTTGTCGGAATGTCTTTTGTAGACTTTTACACAATGCCACGAAGATATAACGATGAACAGTATCTTGCAGGTGCTCTTGGAATGTACCTAACTTATATAAACTTATTTGTATTTATTCTTCGTCTTATGATCGCACTTCAAGGCGGTGGTAGAAGAGATTGA
- a CDS encoding PhoH family protein translates to MLEATSTGRFQLPLPDSDAANALAGAGQKTLKRIEALTGASVVMRGLQLEISGPSSKLERAAGLIELIRPLWAEGQTISRIDLEAALISLDTGKKEDHLELGNQIIARGDRGKLLRPRTLRQKAYLDAMEKNDLTFSLGPAGTGKTFLATVLAVRMLTERKIQRIILTRPAVEAGERLGFLPGDLQQKVDPYLRPLYDALHTLFGLEKTTNLLEKGTIEVAPLAYMRGRTLDDAFVILDEAQNTTSAQMRMALTRLGERSRMVVTGDITQIDLPSGQLSGLVEAIKVLDNIDGIAICRLTSSDVVRHHLVQKVVDAYEKRVKQ, encoded by the coding sequence ATGCTTGAAGCCACCTCAACTGGTCGCTTCCAACTACCTCTTCCTGATTCTGATGCTGCAAATGCTTTAGCAGGAGCTGGACAAAAGACACTAAAAAGAATTGAAGCACTAACTGGTGCAAGTGTTGTAATGAGAGGATTACAGCTAGAAATTAGCGGACCTTCTTCTAAATTAGAGAGAGCAGCTGGATTGATTGAGCTTATTAGACCTCTTTGGGCAGAAGGACAAACTATTTCTCGAATTGATTTAGAAGCTGCTTTAATTTCTCTTGATACAGGAAAAAAGGAAGACCATCTTGAATTAGGGAATCAGATAATTGCGCGCGGAGATAGAGGTAAATTATTGCGTCCAAGGACACTTAGGCAAAAGGCTTATTTGGACGCTATGGAAAAAAACGATCTAACTTTTTCATTAGGACCAGCAGGCACAGGGAAAACCTTTTTAGCAACTGTTCTTGCAGTCAGAATGCTGACTGAAAGAAAGATTCAAAGAATTATCCTTACACGACCTGCTGTAGAGGCTGGAGAAAGATTAGGTTTTCTGCCAGGAGACCTACAGCAAAAAGTAGACCCTTATCTCAGACCTTTATATGACGCTTTACATACGTTATTTGGATTAGAAAAAACTACAAATTTGCTTGAGAAAGGAACTATTGAAGTCGCACCTTTAGCTTATATGCGAGGAAGAACTCTTGATGACGCCTTTGTAATTCTGGATGAAGCTCAAAACACCACTTCGGCTCAAATGAGGATGGCTCTTACAAGATTGGGTGAACGATCCAGAATGGTTGTTACTGGAGATATTACTCAAATTGATCTACCCTCTGGGCAATTAAGTGGCCTTGTTGAGGCAATAAAAGTTCTTGATAATATTGATGGAATAGCTATTTGTAGGTTGACTTCTTCCGATGTTGTTCGCCATCATTTAGTTCAAAAAGTTGTAGATGCTTACGAAAAGAGAGTTAAGCAATGA
- the rpsP gene encoding 30S ribosomal protein S16 — protein MIKLRLKRFGKKREASFRLVACNSTSRRDGRPLQELGFYNPRTKETRLDTEALRLRLSQGAQPTEAVRTLLEKGGLLEKKIRPAEIVGKANQEKARQIAKEQKTLGEKNSQEKVDDSSVSKDASAE, from the coding sequence ATGATTAAGCTCCGCCTAAAGCGGTTTGGGAAGAAGCGGGAAGCGAGTTTCCGTTTAGTTGCTTGTAACAGTACTTCTCGTCGTGATGGACGCCCTCTGCAAGAATTGGGCTTTTATAATCCAAGAACTAAAGAAACAAGACTTGATACAGAAGCGCTTAGATTGAGATTGAGCCAAGGAGCTCAGCCAACAGAAGCCGTAAGAACTCTCTTAGAGAAGGGAGGATTGCTGGAAAAGAAAATTCGTCCAGCCGAAATTGTTGGTAAAGCTAATCAGGAAAAGGCCAGGCAAATTGCTAAAGAACAAAAAACTTTGGGAGAAAAAAACTCTCAAGAAAAGGTTGATGATTCAAGCGTTTCAAAAGATGCTTCAGCTGAATAA
- the ffh gene encoding signal recognition particle protein, which translates to MFDELSNRFEDAVKALRGEAKINENNVEDALKQVRRALLEADVSISVVKEFVEEVRGKAIGEEVVRGVNPDQKFIQVVHQQLVDVMGGENAPLASIKDAPTVVLMAGLQGAGKTTATAKLGLYLKDQGKRILMVAADVYRPAAIDQLITLGAQIDVDVFSLGIDLKPEEIASAGLKKAREEGFDTVLVDTAGRLQIDTAMMDEMVRIRNAVEPHEVLLVVDSMIGQEAANLTSSFHEKVGITGAVLTKLDGDSRGGAALSIKKISGQPIKFIGTGEKVEALQPFHPERMASRILGMGDVLTLVEKAQKEVELADAELMQKKLQEASFDFSDFVKQMRLIKRMGSLGGLVKMIPGMNKIDDGMIKSGEDQLKRIEAMIGSMTQEERNKPELLAAQPSRRKRIAIGSGHQSADVEKVLADFQKMRGLMKQLSSGGGMPGMGGMPGMGGMPGMGGMGANQFQSRGGGGGSSRRKRPVKKKKGFGDL; encoded by the coding sequence ATGTTTGATGAACTTTCCAATCGATTTGAAGATGCCGTAAAAGCATTAAGAGGAGAAGCTAAAATTAATGAGAATAATGTTGAAGATGCTCTTAAGCAGGTTAGAAGAGCCCTTTTGGAAGCAGATGTAAGTATTTCTGTTGTTAAGGAGTTTGTAGAGGAAGTTAGGGGGAAAGCCATAGGAGAAGAGGTCGTAAGAGGTGTAAATCCAGACCAGAAATTCATCCAAGTTGTACATCAACAACTTGTTGATGTTATGGGAGGAGAAAATGCTCCACTTGCGAGCATTAAAGATGCTCCCACAGTGGTTTTGATGGCTGGATTGCAAGGAGCTGGAAAGACAACAGCCACAGCAAAGCTTGGACTTTATTTAAAAGATCAAGGAAAAAGAATACTTATGGTGGCAGCAGATGTTTATAGACCTGCAGCTATTGATCAATTAATTACTTTGGGAGCTCAGATTGATGTTGATGTATTTAGTCTAGGCATAGACCTTAAGCCTGAGGAAATCGCTTCGGCAGGGTTGAAAAAAGCTAGAGAAGAAGGTTTTGACACAGTATTAGTTGATACGGCTGGAAGACTGCAAATAGATACGGCAATGATGGATGAAATGGTTCGAATAAGAAATGCTGTTGAACCTCATGAAGTACTTTTAGTCGTTGACTCGATGATTGGCCAGGAGGCTGCCAACTTAACGAGCTCTTTTCATGAAAAAGTAGGCATTACAGGAGCGGTTTTAACAAAGCTTGACGGAGATTCAAGAGGAGGAGCTGCTTTATCAATAAAAAAAATAAGTGGCCAGCCTATTAAATTTATTGGAACAGGAGAAAAGGTAGAGGCACTTCAACCGTTTCATCCAGAAAGAATGGCTAGCCGCATTCTTGGAATGGGAGATGTGCTGACTCTTGTTGAGAAAGCTCAAAAGGAAGTAGAGCTAGCTGATGCAGAGTTGATGCAGAAAAAATTACAGGAGGCATCTTTTGACTTTTCAGATTTTGTTAAGCAAATGAGGTTAATAAAGAGAATGGGCTCGTTAGGTGGCTTAGTCAAAATGATTCCTGGAATGAATAAAATTGACGATGGAATGATTAAGAGTGGTGAGGATCAGTTAAAGCGTATTGAGGCAATGATTGGCTCAATGACTCAGGAAGAACGTAATAAACCTGAACTTCTTGCGGCTCAGCCTTCTAGAAGAAAGCGAATCGCAATTGGGAGTGGCCATCAATCTGCAGATGTAGAAAAGGTTTTAGCTGATTTTCAGAAAATGAGAGGACTTATGAAGCAGCTTTCTAGTGGAGGAGGAATGCCTGGCATGGGAGGGATGCCTGGCATGGGAGGAATGCCTGGCATGGGAGGTATGGGTGCAAATCAATTTCAATCTAGGGGAGGTGGAGGAGGATCTTCTAGGAGGAAACGTCCAGTCAAGAAAAAAAAGGGATTTGGTGACCTTTGA
- a CDS encoding IMS domain-containing protein: MELPIDHFRLLGVSPSAEAEEILRVFQLRLDRIPDQDFTNEVLSQRSELLRLSADLLSDGSQRKEYENAISLGASGLDLSSNREVAGLILLWEADFPQEAFNLARKSLQPPQTPALGSGREADLALLAALSCRDASMHQQEQRHYEFAAEILQEGIQLLQRMGKLPEQQQLLEEDLELLLPFRILDLLSRELDDTHSHQVGLNLLESFIAKRGGLEGRGKIRNFGGLKQGDFELFFQQIRSFLTVQEQIDLFINLYRQGSVDAGFLSSISLVASGFTFKRPDHLQEARKYLKALNYEGLDPMPLIGCIDLLLGDIKQAQARFRSSNDPELKEWLDNYPGEELAAFCHYCRNWLQNDVLRSFRDIQNIYPDLDAWFSDQNVQEYLEQLDSKGARGLARAGRTFISSLTPEKSGSISLQETSESEGSLPMPGGLTDTVEELNSSLDETSENGLLEKVFDLTDLVDSIRINISNLSVAEIRSRLIRNPRSTSVIVFFALFFAGTLIGLVNLNLKSNNGSNIKEFSKTKVMKSLDKEINNKITLKEDLIINKSKIKNKGETLNPSQVKIKTNDQKFKPLISETPSVEQVKKLIEEWLYAKSTILSGGKDVDFSKFARENLAKRVDMERSKDISLGQKQIINASVKSIKIVSRSNKRIAVQVDLNYEDKRINRSGESISETVIPSLKVQYILGREKDLWQLVDYVSGL; encoded by the coding sequence TTGGAATTACCGATCGATCATTTCCGCTTGCTGGGTGTTTCCCCCTCTGCTGAGGCGGAAGAAATCCTGAGAGTTTTTCAACTGCGATTAGATCGCATCCCAGATCAGGACTTCACAAATGAAGTTCTATCTCAAAGATCTGAGCTCCTTCGTTTGTCTGCAGACCTCCTTTCGGATGGATCTCAGAGAAAGGAATACGAGAATGCAATTTCTCTTGGTGCTTCTGGTTTGGATTTGTCTTCCAACAGAGAGGTGGCTGGATTAATTCTTCTTTGGGAAGCTGATTTCCCACAAGAGGCGTTTAATCTTGCGAGAAAATCTTTGCAACCCCCTCAAACTCCAGCTCTAGGGAGCGGAAGAGAGGCTGACTTAGCCCTGTTAGCGGCTTTGTCTTGTCGTGATGCATCAATGCATCAACAAGAACAAAGGCATTATGAATTTGCTGCAGAAATTTTGCAGGAAGGTATCCAGTTGCTTCAAAGGATGGGAAAACTTCCTGAGCAGCAACAATTGCTAGAGGAGGATCTTGAGTTGCTTCTTCCTTTTAGAATCCTAGACTTGTTAAGCAGAGAGCTTGATGATACTCATTCGCATCAAGTAGGACTGAATTTATTAGAGTCTTTTATTGCTAAGAGAGGCGGGCTTGAGGGGAGAGGAAAAATTAGAAACTTTGGAGGTTTGAAACAAGGAGACTTTGAGCTCTTCTTTCAACAAATCAGATCCTTCTTAACAGTACAAGAGCAAATTGATTTGTTTATTAATTTATATAGGCAGGGCTCTGTAGATGCAGGGTTCTTATCGTCAATCTCCTTAGTTGCCTCAGGATTTACGTTTAAAAGACCTGACCATTTGCAAGAAGCCAGGAAATATTTAAAAGCTCTTAATTATGAGGGCCTAGACCCGATGCCTTTAATTGGTTGTATTGACTTGCTTTTAGGCGACATTAAACAAGCTCAGGCACGTTTTAGAAGTAGTAATGATCCTGAATTAAAAGAATGGCTTGATAATTACCCTGGCGAAGAGTTAGCAGCATTTTGTCATTATTGTAGAAATTGGCTTCAAAATGATGTCTTAAGGAGTTTTAGAGATATTCAGAATATTTACCCAGACTTGGATGCCTGGTTTTCTGATCAGAATGTTCAGGAATATCTAGAACAATTAGATTCAAAAGGAGCAAGGGGATTAGCTAGAGCAGGAAGAACTTTTATTTCATCTTTAACACCTGAAAAATCAGGATCAATCTCACTTCAAGAAACTAGTGAATCAGAAGGTTCCTTGCCAATGCCAGGAGGCTTAACAGATACAGTAGAGGAATTAAATTCTTCATTGGATGAAACCTCAGAGAATGGCTTGTTAGAAAAGGTTTTTGATCTAACTGATTTAGTTGATTCAATTAGAATTAATATTTCGAATTTAAGTGTTGCTGAAATTAGATCAAGACTTATTCGTAATCCCCGTTCAACTTCTGTCATTGTATTTTTTGCATTATTCTTTGCAGGAACATTAATAGGGTTAGTTAATCTAAATCTAAAGTCAAATAATGGTTCGAATATCAAGGAATTTTCAAAAACAAAAGTTATGAAATCACTTGATAAGGAAATTAATAATAAGATCACCTTAAAAGAGGATCTTATTATTAATAAGAGTAAAATTAAGAATAAAGGAGAAACATTAAATCCTTCTCAAGTCAAAATTAAAACTAATGATCAAAAATTTAAACCTTTAATAAGTGAAACCCCATCTGTTGAGCAAGTAAAGAAATTAATAGAAGAATGGCTCTATGCTAAATCAACTATACTTTCAGGTGGAAAAGATGTAGATTTTTCTAAGTTTGCAAGGGAAAATCTTGCAAAAAGAGTTGATATGGAGCGCTCTAAAGATATTTCTTTAGGGCAAAAGCAAATTATAAATGCTTCTGTTAAATCAATTAAAATTGTTTCACGCTCGAATAAGCGAATAGCCGTTCAAGTCGACTTAAATTATGAGGATAAGAGAATAAATCGCTCTGGAGAGAGTATCTCGGAAACGGTTATACCTTCTTTAAAAGTTCAATATATTCTTGGCAGAGAAAAAGATTTATGGCAATTAGTTGATTATGTTAGTGGGCTTTAG
- the pdhA gene encoding pyruvate dehydrogenase (acetyl-transferring) E1 component subunit alpha, whose protein sequence is MSQTSTTAPNGAANIPSAAGDHAERISGIKSQKSSDLNREIGLNLFKDMTLGRRFEDKCAEMYYRGKMFGFVHLYNGQEAVSTGVIGAMKRQHDWFCSTYRDHVHALSAGVPAREVMSELFGKETGCSKGRGGSMHLFSKEHHLLGGYAFIGEGIPVALGAAFSSKYKRDALGEKSSDSVTAAFFGDGTCNNGQFFECLNMAQLWKLPIIFVVENNKWAIGMAHDRATSDPEIWRKADAFGMKGEEVDGMDVLAVRGAAQRALERARAGEGPTLLECLTYRFRGHSLADPDELRSAEEKEFWATRDPLKKLESDLIDLGIASLNDLREIEKEIDTEVKDAIEFALSAPEPKPEELTNYIWAES, encoded by the coding sequence ATGAGTCAGACATCAACAACAGCCCCTAACGGGGCAGCCAACATCCCTTCTGCAGCAGGGGATCACGCCGAAAGAATAAGCGGAATAAAGTCACAAAAGTCCTCAGATCTCAATCGTGAAATTGGTCTAAATCTTTTTAAAGATATGACTCTTGGAAGAAGATTTGAAGATAAATGTGCAGAAATGTATTACAGAGGAAAGATGTTTGGGTTTGTTCATCTTTACAACGGTCAAGAAGCTGTAAGCACAGGCGTAATTGGCGCAATGAAAAGACAGCATGATTGGTTTTGTAGTACCTATCGAGATCATGTCCATGCTTTAAGTGCAGGAGTTCCTGCTCGTGAGGTCATGAGCGAACTTTTTGGAAAAGAGACTGGATGTAGTAAAGGACGTGGTGGATCTATGCACCTTTTCTCTAAAGAACATCACTTATTAGGTGGCTATGCATTTATAGGAGAAGGTATTCCAGTAGCGCTTGGAGCAGCATTTAGCAGTAAATACAAAAGAGATGCTCTTGGTGAAAAATCCAGCGATTCTGTCACTGCAGCATTCTTTGGTGACGGGACTTGTAACAATGGTCAATTTTTTGAATGCTTAAACATGGCCCAACTTTGGAAACTGCCGATCATTTTCGTCGTAGAAAATAATAAATGGGCTATAGGAATGGCTCATGACAGAGCTACTAGTGATCCTGAGATCTGGAGGAAGGCAGATGCTTTTGGGATGAAAGGAGAGGAAGTGGACGGAATGGATGTTCTTGCTGTCAGAGGAGCTGCTCAGCGAGCTCTTGAGAGAGCAAGAGCCGGCGAAGGACCTACTTTGCTCGAATGCTTAACTTATAGATTCAGAGGGCACTCACTTGCTGATCCAGACGAACTTAGATCAGCAGAAGAGAAGGAATTCTGGGCAACTAGAGACCCTTTAAAAAAGCTCGAGTCTGATCTAATAGATCTTGGAATAGCTTCATTAAATGATTTAAGAGAAATAGAAAAGGAAATCGATACCGAAGTCAAAGACGCTATTGAATTTGCTTTAAGCGCACCCGAGCCAAAGCCAGAAGAACTAACAAATTACATTTGGGCAGAGAGTTAA
- a CDS encoding RpoD/SigA family RNA polymerase sigma factor — MVSSAPKPVVSQKRRSSDPISWYLSTIGRVPLLTPAEEIELGNQVQTMMGLTEDGTKDEKSDEFTSHQRRLIRLGRRAKERMMKANLRLVVSVAKKYQGKGLELLDLVQEGSLGLERAVEKFDPTRGYKFSTYAFWWIRQSMTRAIACQSRTIRLPVHLSERLATIRKVSLDLAHKLGAMPSRLEIAEAMEIEVEELDSILRQALTTSSLDAPVNGDEGRSFLGDLIADSSLEEPLDKVEQRIHQEQLGRWLSHLSEQEQHVIRLRFGLEGNERHTLAEIGRLLQVSRERVRQVELKALRKLRNLTRKLPSGI; from the coding sequence ATGGTCTCATCAGCTCCCAAGCCGGTTGTATCTCAAAAACGCCGGAGTAGTGACCCAATTAGTTGGTATTTATCGACGATTGGAAGGGTACCGTTATTGACCCCTGCTGAGGAAATTGAATTAGGGAACCAGGTCCAGACAATGATGGGTTTAACTGAAGATGGAACGAAGGATGAAAAAAGTGATGAATTTACTTCTCACCAACGTCGATTAATTCGACTTGGCAGAAGAGCAAAAGAAAGAATGATGAAGGCAAATCTTCGTTTAGTTGTAAGTGTGGCTAAAAAATATCAAGGTAAAGGGCTTGAATTGCTTGATCTTGTTCAAGAAGGATCTTTAGGATTGGAGAGAGCGGTAGAGAAATTTGATCCAACCAGAGGCTATAAGTTTTCGACTTATGCTTTTTGGTGGATAAGGCAAAGTATGACTAGAGCAATAGCCTGTCAATCACGAACAATTCGATTACCTGTTCATTTAAGTGAAAGATTGGCAACTATTAGAAAGGTTAGTTTGGATTTGGCCCATAAATTAGGGGCAATGCCAAGCCGGTTAGAGATTGCAGAAGCTATGGAGATAGAGGTAGAAGAGCTTGATTCAATCCTTAGACAAGCTTTAACTACAAGTAGCCTTGACGCGCCAGTAAATGGTGATGAAGGTCGTAGCTTTTTGGGGGATTTAATTGCTGATAGTTCTTTAGAGGAGCCTCTAGACAAAGTTGAACAGAGGATTCACCAAGAGCAATTGGGTCGTTGGTTAAGTCACTTAAGTGAACAAGAACAACATGTTATTAGGCTTAGGTTTGGACTCGAAGGTAATGAGAGACATACCCTTGCTGAAATAGGCAGATTATTGCAAGTATCTAGAGAAAGGGTCCGTCAAGTTGAGCTAAAGGCGCTTAGAAAATTGAGAAATTTAACAAGAAAGCTTCCTAGTGGAATTTAG